GTTGAAGATCGGGAAGCCGCCCTGCCCGATGGCGTTCGTCACGGCGCTCAGGGGCGGCGCGTGGATCATGTCGGTCACCCGGCCCAGCCGCAGGCCGTCGATGGCGTTGCCCACTGCGCCGGCCGAGATCATGCCCAGCACCACCGCCAGAAAGGCCGGCTGTGGTCGCCACAGCAGGTATCCCAGGATCGCCAGCCCCACCACCAGCCGGCCCAGGGCCAGCGGCGTGGCGCTGCCGCTGAACATGCTCCACGCGGCCCCGGTGTTGAAGGTCAGCACCCACTCCAGAAGGCCCGGCACCGCCACGACCGGCGGCTGGCCCGGCGTCAGGTGCGTCAGTGCCCAGGTTTTCAGGGCCTGGTCCGCAGCGAGCAGGAGCACGAACACCGCCACGGGCAGCCAGAGCGGGGAACGGCGGGCAGGGCCAGTCAGGAGGGACACGCCGCGCAGTATATGGAGTGCGCCCTGTCAGGTCGGTGCGTCGAAGCCGAGGGAGGAGAAGTGGAGTCAGACGCCTCACCGTGCCCTTCCCCTTGTCGGCGCACAATGACCGCATGGCGAACGTCGAATCCTTCGATCTGGATCACACCAAAGTCCGCGCACCCTACGTCCGGCTGGCCGGCGTGAAGGCCACGCCGCGGGGCGACCACATCAGCAAGTACGACCTGCGGCTGCTGCAGCCCAACCAGGGGGCCATCGATCCGGCGGCCATCCATACCCTGGAGCATCTCCTTGCCGGCTACCTGCGCGACCACCTCGAGAACGTGGTGGATGTCTCGCCCATGGGCTGCCGGACCGGCCTCTATATGGCGGTGA
The genomic region above belongs to Deinococcus metalli and contains:
- a CDS encoding S-ribosylhomocysteine lyase; the encoded protein is MANVESFDLDHTKVRAPYVRLAGVKATPRGDHISKYDLRLLQPNQGAIDPAAIHTLEHLLAGYLRDHLENVVDVSPMGCRTGLYMAVIGEPDEQGVLGAFEAALRDTAGHDRPIPGVSELECGNYRDHDLDAARRHAREALAQGLKVQETVLLDRSGTASM
- the lspA gene encoding signal peptidase II codes for the protein MLRGVSLLTGPARRSPLWLPVAVFVLLLAADQALKTWALTHLTPGQPPVVAVPGLLEWVLTFNTGAAWSMFSGSATPLALGRLVVGLAILGYLLWRPQPAFLAVVLGMISAGAVGNAIDGLRLGRVTDMIHAPPLSAVTNAIGQGGFPIFNIADSCVVVGTVLLVIGTFVADRPKRAL